In Salvia miltiorrhiza cultivar Shanhuang (shh) unplaced genomic scaffold, IMPLAD_Smil_shh fragScaff_scaffold_112_2, whole genome shotgun sequence, the following proteins share a genomic window:
- the LOC131002348 gene encoding zinc finger CCCH domain-containing protein 66-like isoform X1 — MPGNRKFSRNGSTSDRVDEAMRRLKVEESDDNGGAGDELGSYPDRPGEPDCIYYLRTGSCGYGSNCRFNHPSSAGQVYGVKTSSELPERAGQPDCGHYLKTGTCKYGSTCRYHHPKDRQADFLLNMLGLPMRQDAKPCPFYMRTGLCKYGYACKFHHPQPTLAAANVLPVVGPVYGSGGSAVVPSSGASSASVASVSAASLSKATYFASSLQVPQSYMPLFLPPSQGWNTYMGGASPLSVTSVLTGPVSNGQLSYLPERPDQPECRYFMEHGSCKYGSECKYHHPREKLSQLVSTSLGPLGLPLRPGQPVCSYYSLYGLCKYGPTCRFDHPMDGHNYAYSLSVPPPAFAYSSPAPYQRTTSLMPVADASPTKSSKLSDWIKKEATVSDKHLQNSNTKSVGESLDQSDSLPHSSKASSEVHHDESD; from the exons ATGCCGGGAAATCGGAAATTTTCGAGGAATGGTTCGACGTCGGACAGAGTTGACG AGGCAATGAGAAGGCTAAAGGTAGAAGAGAGTGATGATAATGGTGGAGCGGGTGATGAGCTGGGATCCTACCCGGATCGACCGGGCGAACCCGATTGCATATACTATTTGCGGACAGGGTCTTGTGGTTATGGGAGCAATTGTCGTTTTAATCACCCCTCTAGTGCAGGACAA GTTTATGGTGTTAAAACCAGCAGTGAACTTCCTGAGAGGGCTGGACAACCAGATTGTGGG CACTATCTAAAGACGGGCACCTGCAAGTATGGGTCGACCTGTAGATATCATCATCCCAAGGATAGACAAGCTGATTTCTTGTTGAATATGTTGGGCTTACCAATGCGTCAG GACGCGAAGCCCTGTCCTTTTTATATGCGCACGGGGTTATGTAAATATGGATATGCTTGCAAGTTCCATCACCCCCAACCTACATTAGCGGCTGCGAATGTCTTACCTGTAGTGGGACCCGTCTATGGTTCAGGCGGCTCTGCAGTCGTTCCTTCATCTGGTGCATCATCTGCAAGTGTTGCAAGTGTTTCAGCAGCATCCTTATCAAAGGCAACTTATTTTGCTAGCTCTCTCCAAGTTCCACAGAGCTACATGCCCTTATTTCTACCTCCATCACAAGGATGGAACACATATATG GGAGGCGCCAGTCCGTTATCTGTCACCAGTGTCCTCACTGGACCAGTATCGAACGGGCAGCTGTCTTATCTTCCCGAAAGACCAGATCAGCCAGAATGCCGATATTTCATGGAACACGGGAGTTGTAAATACGGATCCGAGTGCAAATATCACCACCCCAGAGAAAAGCTCTCACAATTAGTTTCAACTTCTCTCGGCCCACTCGGGCTTCCTCTACGACCT GGTCAACCCGTATGTTCGTATTACAGCCTCTACGGACTCTGCAAATACGGCCCTACCTGCAGATTCGACCACCCGATGGACGGGCACAACTACGCGTACAGCCTGAGTGTCCCTCCTCCGGCCTTTGCTTACTCTTCTCCGGCCCCATATCAGAGAACAACGTCCCTGATGCCCGTAGCCGACGCCTCCCCCACCAAATCATCCAAGTTGAGTGACTGGATCAAGAAGGAAGCAACTGTCAGCGACAAGCATCTTCAGAACTCGAATACCAAGAGCGTTGGGGAGTCGCTCGACCAGTCTGATTCCCTCCCGCACTCGTCGAAGGCCTCGTCCGAGGTTCATCACGACGAGTCCGACTGA
- the LOC131002332 gene encoding uncharacterized protein LOC131002332, producing the protein MACTSAPQPSRSPSPSAQDPSSSSPTRTDPENLPSPSTSDESQTAPPPSPPRRKGKKPRLPPKRIPPSRLSVAEVEKLKSKCRRPDGLKFEAFCKDSTPPESLRHPKVIVVWKAQIDAGLRLPPPILLVDVCNYFHIPFFQVAPSAIRRLYAFHVLCRAHGVGDTAKLFCQTQTLRMQGNPLYSFAAHPKYPTTFLSSLNSFDKGFLKYYCYVRTPFGNWRDYGASELEWHTSRTTYKPASSEVPSTRDQNIIAHLNAMNKAHPLDCRYLAENNSSLAYNGLFPLYPERSIDMSWRSKCGDNLPDTPSLAGRGAHGSGGSASGTSPSEQPAGSELIPIPPVVEIPERNVEASRPFDAEEVDAGALVRRGRHSSVGDVTGTREEDIQVVDITDEVPSPDSAPDATLADLTKKRKRGSLISMGEKERQEGLKKTGKSSEPARRSAGGVKILTPAGDKGKGPAKKSAGGSKVLPSAGGKGKGKAAMPSADEPEDLVPGPISSLSGQELIDALIARVHSKDQEKMVKLTRPALATQLCRLALQVESGMWGAVKCIHDYETAEKEREKEQADIAKRDDDVAGVVERLSKAEAEIADLKDKLAQVEVERASLASELSRATKESHESLVKFKAGYERDYREARRGWKRILMEAQNRAFVLGARDQRLEYFLSPRGQHFLGLMLEGTLEAFKKTPEYLADFGPLFAYVIEQTASKALEMAGATPEQLATLNFKALMDNLQDEEINKRMGIPAHSPEKPEWWYPVLEKAIPYFSLGVGSDLLPSAPIYAPAFSATLARFEAAPLLDLGVRLPQAKETGLLPVFSEKIISGHASASGVPSRAPSASAPVSSAVAQAAPVPPS; encoded by the exons atggcctgcacctccgcccctcaaccctctcgctcgccctctccttctgcccaagacccttcatcttcctccccaacGCGGACAGATCctgaaaatcttccttccccctctacttctgacgaatctcaaactgcacctcctccttctccacctaggagaaaagggaaaaagccccGCCTACCCCCCAAACGTATTCCTCCATCCCGCcttagtgtcgcggaggtggaaaaattgaaaagcaaatgtaggcgtcctgaTGGTTTAAAATTCGAGGCCTTTTGTAAGGATTCAACGCCTCCTGAAAGCCTTCGTCATCCCAAggtgatagttgtttggaaagctCAAATAGATGCTGGTTTGAGACTCCCTCCTCCTATTCTGCTGGTTGATGTTTGTAACTATTTTCACATCCCCTTTTTTCAAGTCGCTCCTTCTGCCATTCGGAGATTATATGCCTTTCACGTTTTGTGCCGcgctcacggtgttggggacaccgccaaattgttctgtcagacccagacTCTCCGCATGCAGGGCAAtcccctgtatagctttgctGCTCACCCGAAATATCCTACCACCTTCCTTTCCTCTCTGAATTCTTTCGATAAGGGTTTCCtgaaatattattgttatgtgcgcacccctttcggcaactggcgcgattatggtgcttcggagctggaatggcatacaagtcgcactacttataaaccagcctcttCCGAAGTCCCTTCTACTCGTGACCAGAATATTATagctcaccttaatgctatgaataaggcccaccctctagactgtaggtacctggccgagaacaattcctctctggcatataatggtctgtttcccctgtatccagagagatcaatag atatgtcttggagatcgaaatgtggggacaatttgcctgacacCCCTTCTCTTGCTGGCCGAGGAGCACATGGCTCGGGCGGTTCTGCTTCCGGAACAAGTCCCTCGGAGCAACCTGCTGGGTCCGAACTGATCCCTATTCCCCCTGTAGTTGAGATCCCAGAGAGGAATGTGGAAGCTTCGCGCCCCTTTGatgcggaggaagttgatgcgggGGCCCTTGTTCGCAGGGGTAGACACTCCAGCGTTGGTGATGTCACTGGCACCcgtgaagaagatatccaagtcgtggatattactgatgagGTTCCTTCACCTGATTCGGCTCCCGATGCCACCCTTGCTGATCTTACGAAGAAGCGGAAGAGAGGTTCCCTGATCTCTatgggtgagaaggagagacaAGAAGGCCTGAAAAAGACTGGCAAGTCCTCAGAGCCAGCGAGGAGgtctgctggtggtgtgaagattctcactcctgctggggacaagggcaaagggccagcgaagaagtcagctggtggtTCCAAGGTTCTCCCCTCTgccggtggaaagggtaagggcaaagctgCAATGCCCTCGGCTGACgaaccagaggatcttgttcctggaCCGATTTCGAGCTTATCGGGGCAGGAATTGATTGAcgccttgatagctcgtgtccactcgaAGGACCAAGAGAAAATGGTGAAGCTGACCCGACCggctttagctactcagctctgccggttggcccttcag GTGGAGTCAGggatgtggggggctgttaaATGCATCCATGACTACGAAACGGCTGAGAAAGAACGGGAGAAGGAACAGGCGgacatcgccaagcgtgatgacGATGTCGCCGGGGTAGTAGAGCGTCTGAGTAAAGCTGAAGCGGAGATCGCTGATCTGAAAGATAAATTAGctcaggtggaggtggagagagCATCCTTGGCCTCCGAGTTGTCGAGAGCCACAAAGGAGAGCCATGAAAGCTTAGTCAAGTTCAAAGCTGGTTATGAAAGAGACTACAGGGAAGCCAGGCGGGGTTGGAAGAGGATACTTATGGAAGCTCAGAACCGCGCGTTCGTTCTGGGGgctcgagatcaacgcctggaatatttcttgtctccgcggGGTCAACATTTCCTGGGGTTGATGCTGGAAGGTACTCTGgaggctttcaaaaagactcccgagTATTTGGCGGATTTTggacccctctttgcttatgtgatagagcaaacagcttccaaggcattggagatggcgggggccaccccggagcaacttgccactttgaatttcaaagccctgatggataatctccaggatgaggagataaataagcggatggggatccctgcgcattctccagagaagccagagtggtggtacccggtgctagagaaagccattccctatttttctcttgggGTTGGATCTGACTTGCTACCTTCTGCTCCCATATATGCGCCTGCGTTCTCTGCTACCCTGGCGCGCTTT gaggctgcACCGTTGTTGGATTTGGGAGTTCGTCTTCCCCAAGCGAAGGAAACTGGCCTGTTGCCCGTGTTCTCAGAGAAAATCATTTCGGGTCATGCTTCTGCAAGTGGTGTTCCTTCCAGGGCTCCCTCTGCCTCTGCTCCCGTCTCCTCTGCTGTTGCCCAAGCTGCCCCtgttcctccctcttga
- the LOC131002348 gene encoding zinc finger CCCH domain-containing protein 66-like isoform X2 produces MVRRRTELTLILAEAMRRLKVEESDDNGGAGDELGSYPDRPGEPDCIYYLRTGSCGYGSNCRFNHPSSAGQVYGVKTSSELPERAGQPDCGHYLKTGTCKYGSTCRYHHPKDRQADFLLNMLGLPMRQDAKPCPFYMRTGLCKYGYACKFHHPQPTLAAANVLPVVGPVYGSGGSAVVPSSGASSASVASVSAASLSKATYFASSLQVPQSYMPLFLPPSQGWNTYMGGASPLSVTSVLTGPVSNGQLSYLPERPDQPECRYFMEHGSCKYGSECKYHHPREKLSQLVSTSLGPLGLPLRPGQPVCSYYSLYGLCKYGPTCRFDHPMDGHNYAYSLSVPPPAFAYSSPAPYQRTTSLMPVADASPTKSSKLSDWIKKEATVSDKHLQNSNTKSVGESLDQSDSLPHSSKASSEVHHDESD; encoded by the exons ATGGTTCGACGTCGGACAGAGTTGACG TTGATTTTGGCAGAGGCAATGAGAAGGCTAAAGGTAGAAGAGAGTGATGATAATGGTGGAGCGGGTGATGAGCTGGGATCCTACCCGGATCGACCGGGCGAACCCGATTGCATATACTATTTGCGGACAGGGTCTTGTGGTTATGGGAGCAATTGTCGTTTTAATCACCCCTCTAGTGCAGGACAA GTTTATGGTGTTAAAACCAGCAGTGAACTTCCTGAGAGGGCTGGACAACCAGATTGTGGG CACTATCTAAAGACGGGCACCTGCAAGTATGGGTCGACCTGTAGATATCATCATCCCAAGGATAGACAAGCTGATTTCTTGTTGAATATGTTGGGCTTACCAATGCGTCAG GACGCGAAGCCCTGTCCTTTTTATATGCGCACGGGGTTATGTAAATATGGATATGCTTGCAAGTTCCATCACCCCCAACCTACATTAGCGGCTGCGAATGTCTTACCTGTAGTGGGACCCGTCTATGGTTCAGGCGGCTCTGCAGTCGTTCCTTCATCTGGTGCATCATCTGCAAGTGTTGCAAGTGTTTCAGCAGCATCCTTATCAAAGGCAACTTATTTTGCTAGCTCTCTCCAAGTTCCACAGAGCTACATGCCCTTATTTCTACCTCCATCACAAGGATGGAACACATATATG GGAGGCGCCAGTCCGTTATCTGTCACCAGTGTCCTCACTGGACCAGTATCGAACGGGCAGCTGTCTTATCTTCCCGAAAGACCAGATCAGCCAGAATGCCGATATTTCATGGAACACGGGAGTTGTAAATACGGATCCGAGTGCAAATATCACCACCCCAGAGAAAAGCTCTCACAATTAGTTTCAACTTCTCTCGGCCCACTCGGGCTTCCTCTACGACCT GGTCAACCCGTATGTTCGTATTACAGCCTCTACGGACTCTGCAAATACGGCCCTACCTGCAGATTCGACCACCCGATGGACGGGCACAACTACGCGTACAGCCTGAGTGTCCCTCCTCCGGCCTTTGCTTACTCTTCTCCGGCCCCATATCAGAGAACAACGTCCCTGATGCCCGTAGCCGACGCCTCCCCCACCAAATCATCCAAGTTGAGTGACTGGATCAAGAAGGAAGCAACTGTCAGCGACAAGCATCTTCAGAACTCGAATACCAAGAGCGTTGGGGAGTCGCTCGACCAGTCTGATTCCCTCCCGCACTCGTCGAAGGCCTCGTCCGAGGTTCATCACGACGAGTCCGACTGA